The following coding sequences are from one Desulfosporosinus orientis DSM 765 window:
- a CDS encoding phage tail protein, whose amino-acid sequence MMIKRFKMITIMFLMLGVSLAYNMAGPKPAMAAVEPFIGEISLVPYNFAPRGWAFCEGQLLPISQNQALFSLLGTTYGGDGVTTFALPDLRGRLPIGVGVGPGLSNYNLGETGGTETVTLTNNNMPMHNHQINAITSPGNSSVPGPNEYLAQPQTPDRQEIDIYASGTPNTQLTSTSTSPSGGSQPISIMQPYLGLHYIIALEGIYPTRD is encoded by the coding sequence ATGATGATCAAAAGATTTAAAATGATTACCATAATGTTTCTGATGTTGGGTGTTTCACTAGCTTATAATATGGCCGGTCCCAAACCTGCCATGGCTGCAGTTGAACCATTTATAGGGGAAATCAGTCTAGTTCCTTACAACTTTGCACCAAGAGGGTGGGCGTTCTGTGAAGGCCAACTTCTTCCAATAAGCCAGAACCAGGCACTTTTTTCTCTTCTTGGGACAACTTATGGAGGGGACGGGGTCACCACGTTTGCCTTACCGGATTTGCGGGGGCGCTTACCTATTGGCGTCGGGGTAGGACCTGGTCTTTCAAATTATAATTTAGGAGAAACTGGTGGGACCGAAACGGTAACCCTGACCAATAATAATATGCCAATGCACAATCACCAGATTAATGCGATTACCAGTCCTGGGAATAGCTCGGTTCCGGGGCCAAATGAGTATCTTGCACAGCCCCAGACTCCCGACAGGCAGGAAATAGACATTTATGCCAGCGGTACTCCTAATACCCAGTTAACTAGTACTTCAACCAGCCCAAGCGGGGGTAGTCAACCCATCAGCATCATGCAACCCTATTTGGGCTTACATTATATCATAGCACTTGAAGGAATTTACCCTACACGAGATTAG
- a CDS encoding DUF2442 domain-containing protein: MSRIKSVVPKGDYRLEVQLDNGSSVTLNLESRLQTVRFGMLSDKQFFKTATTDGICIRWDNKIEISINEVFQLVQK; the protein is encoded by the coding sequence ATGAGCCGTATAAAAAGTGTGGTGCCCAAAGGAGATTACCGATTGGAGGTACAACTTGATAACGGAAGCAGTGTAACGCTGAATCTTGAAAGCAGACTTCAAACGGTGAGATTTGGCATGCTCTCGGACAAGCAGTTTTTTAAAACGGCAACCACTGATGGAATCTGTATTCGGTGGGACAACAAAATTGAAATATCAATTAATGAGGTTTTCCAGCTGGTACAAAAGTAG
- a CDS encoding LuxR C-terminal-related transcriptional regulator: protein MSIAKRYNQKALFFSVILKERFERIFEYPLTIVEAPMGYGKTTAVREFLNNTGANVLWQRVYGSSLDSFWHGFSRLFAELDDFLSRNLEQLGFPDDSISRLEALRLIEDLEMTVKTVLVIDDYHLIDNFLVNSFIEFLVESEVANLHVILTARYTELQGLDELKLKGYLYHITKQTFELMPKDIAGYYRLCGIRLKTFEAEELYSLTEGWISALYLLMLNYIEEGSFRTITNIYNLVEKAVYAPFAEEVKAFLLTLCLFDSFTLEQAIHMWQKENAGLILTEITNKNAFVKYDHKTKTYQMHNIFTNFLKDKLEGKSVKQQIQWRAAQWYLKEGNYFASMHYFYACKDFDQLLFALENNKANGVNNANRRELFIKYFKECPDDVKSKHHFALLIFALSFIIYREPVLFEKACREFIGNIQKDDSLNNEFRQRLLGEYELLLSFTGYNDINKMSEHHQKAAKLLHEPTSFIDLQANWTYGAPSVLHMFYRESGRLEKHVHDIIEALPYYYQITNGHGSGAEYVMEAERYFNMGDFINAEIVMHKALNNARTNNQTGIVICALFLQIRLSIWKGDYATVLDLFQVMHESISDLGQSNFNHTINICEGYVYSLLKQRDKIPSWIGSGDFSSSRLLFPTVPMLNIVYGRVLLIDGEYLRLIGNAEHFIGLASVFPNLLGQIYTYIYLTAANGQIFRTDEAIFALIEALAIAMPDKVYMPFVENCDYIKPFLEQLYNQGKYGEDIIRILELYKTYQKSVECMIKENFSAEEKPDLTERETQIAQLAADGLSNKEIGERLYISINTVKTQLKSIFEKLGVNSRALLKQEFKEKL from the coding sequence ATGTCCATAGCAAAACGTTATAACCAAAAAGCTCTCTTTTTCTCAGTTATACTAAAGGAAAGATTTGAGAGGATATTTGAATATCCTCTGACCATTGTTGAAGCTCCCATGGGCTATGGGAAAACAACGGCTGTCAGGGAGTTTTTAAATAATACAGGTGCTAATGTTCTGTGGCAAAGGGTTTATGGCAGTTCACTCGACAGTTTTTGGCATGGCTTTAGTCGCTTGTTTGCTGAATTGGATGACTTCCTTTCTCGTAACCTTGAGCAGCTTGGGTTTCCAGATGACAGTATATCAAGGCTGGAAGCCTTAAGGTTAATTGAGGATCTTGAGATGACTGTTAAGACTGTGCTTGTAATCGATGATTACCACTTAATAGATAACTTCTTGGTCAACAGCTTTATAGAGTTTCTTGTGGAAAGTGAAGTAGCGAATCTGCACGTAATTTTAACCGCACGCTATACGGAACTTCAAGGCCTTGATGAATTGAAGCTTAAGGGTTATTTATATCATATAACTAAGCAAACCTTTGAACTGATGCCTAAGGATATTGCAGGATATTACAGACTCTGTGGAATTAGACTTAAAACTTTTGAAGCAGAAGAGTTATATTCGTTGACCGAGGGTTGGATTAGCGCTTTATACCTGCTCATGCTCAATTATATCGAGGAGGGCAGCTTCAGAACCATCACAAATATCTATAATCTGGTTGAAAAGGCAGTATACGCACCTTTTGCCGAGGAGGTTAAAGCTTTTCTCTTAACCTTGTGTCTGTTCGATAGCTTTACCCTCGAACAAGCCATACACATGTGGCAGAAAGAAAATGCAGGTCTAATTTTAACGGAAATTACAAATAAAAATGCCTTCGTAAAGTACGATCATAAGACTAAAACCTATCAAATGCATAATATCTTCACAAACTTCCTTAAAGATAAGCTGGAAGGCAAAAGCGTAAAGCAGCAAATCCAATGGAGAGCGGCTCAGTGGTATTTGAAGGAGGGTAACTATTTTGCGTCTATGCACTATTTTTATGCATGTAAAGACTTTGATCAGTTGCTTTTTGCACTTGAAAACAACAAAGCTAATGGGGTAAACAACGCAAATAGAAGGGAGTTATTTATAAAGTATTTTAAAGAATGCCCGGATGATGTTAAGAGCAAGCATCATTTTGCTTTACTTATTTTTGCTCTATCCTTTATAATCTATAGAGAACCGGTTTTATTTGAAAAGGCTTGCCGTGAATTTATTGGCAATATCCAAAAGGATGATAGCTTGAATAATGAATTTAGACAGCGGCTATTAGGGGAATATGAACTGTTACTAAGCTTCACGGGATATAACGATATTAACAAAATGTCAGAGCACCATCAGAAAGCTGCCAAATTACTTCATGAGCCTACTTCATTCATTGACCTGCAAGCTAATTGGACCTATGGAGCCCCATCGGTTTTACATATGTTTTATAGAGAAAGCGGTAGGCTTGAAAAACATGTTCATGACATAATTGAGGCATTGCCCTATTATTACCAAATAACCAACGGTCACGGCAGCGGTGCTGAATATGTCATGGAGGCGGAGAGATATTTCAATATGGGCGATTTTATAAATGCTGAGATTGTGATGCATAAAGCCTTGAATAATGCTCGAACAAATAATCAGACGGGGATCGTTATTTGTGCACTGTTTCTGCAAATTCGCCTTAGTATTTGGAAAGGGGATTATGCCACCGTATTGGATCTTTTTCAGGTCATGCATGAAAGTATATCAGACCTAGGGCAGAGTAATTTTAATCATACTATTAATATTTGTGAGGGGTACGTTTATTCCCTCCTGAAGCAAAGGGATAAAATACCCAGCTGGATAGGGTCAGGTGATTTTAGCAGCAGCCGGCTTCTTTTCCCGACGGTGCCAATGTTAAATATTGTGTATGGCAGAGTACTGCTTATTGACGGGGAATACTTACGCCTCATAGGCAATGCTGAACATTTTATTGGCTTAGCCTCTGTTTTTCCCAATCTGCTAGGACAAATTTATACATACATCTACCTTACGGCTGCAAACGGGCAAATATTCAGGACGGATGAAGCAATATTCGCACTTATTGAGGCACTTGCTATAGCAATGCCAGATAAGGTATACATGCCTTTTGTAGAGAACTGTGATTATATTAAACCTTTCCTTGAGCAACTTTATAATCAAGGCAAATACGGGGAAGATATCATCAGAATATTGGAACTTTATAAAACCTATCAGAAGTCAGTAGAGTGTATGATTAAGGAGAATTTTTCGGCAGAGGAAAAACCCGATCTTACTGAAAGAGAAACTCAAATTGCCCAGCTTGCAGCTGACGGACTTTCCAATAAAGAGATTGGTGAAAGACTGTATATTTCCATAAATACAGTCAAAACCCAGCTGAAAAGTATTTTTGAAAAGCTTGGTGTGAACTCGCGGGCTCTTTTAAAGCAAGAATTTAAAGAAAAACTGTGA
- the smpB gene encoding SsrA-binding protein SmpB, with protein sequence MSSGGIKVVAENRKAFHDYFIEDRIEAGIILTGTEIKSIRNGRINLKDSYARIDDGEVWVHQMHISPYEQGNRFNHDPLRPRKLLMHRSEINKLVGKIQQQGLTLIPIKIYLKKGMAKVELAVGQGKKNYDKRQALAEKEGKRDIERALRDRNKAY encoded by the coding sequence ATGTCTTCTGGAGGAATTAAAGTTGTTGCTGAAAATCGAAAAGCCTTTCACGATTATTTTATTGAAGATAGAATAGAGGCAGGAATCATTCTGACAGGAACAGAGATCAAATCCATCCGCAACGGACGAATTAATCTTAAGGACAGTTATGCACGTATCGATGACGGGGAAGTTTGGGTTCATCAGATGCATATCAGCCCCTATGAGCAAGGAAATCGTTTTAATCATGACCCTCTAAGGCCGCGTAAGCTTTTGATGCATCGTTCTGAAATTAATAAGTTAGTGGGTAAAATTCAACAACAAGGGTTAACCTTGATTCCGATTAAAATCTATTTAAAAAAAGGGATGGCAAAAGTAGAATTGGCAGTTGGTCAAGGTAAGAAAAATTATGATAAACGGCAAGCTCTTGCTGAAAAAGAAGGCAAGCGAGATATTGAGCGGGCTTTAAGGGATCGTAATAAAGCATATTAA
- a CDS encoding alpha/beta hydrolase yields the protein MDPQQHLVEPFYFPGNRLGCLLIHGFSGSSSEMRWMGERLAEFGWSVLGIQLSGHGTTPEEMAKTCWADWARDAENGLNELRKTCDTVIGIGLSMGGLLVLHLATLGLIHGLVAMNAPMVLADRRTRFVGLIKPFIKFVNKPGSRSKTSSLGLDPDRERFVYDRIPVEALVSLNRGIRQVRSKLHLISCPSLIMQSRKDYTVNPISMEIIKEKIKQVNPLTYYWEKSGHILTLGQEREEVIKKIHEFLDNHIL from the coding sequence ATGGACCCGCAACAACATTTAGTGGAACCTTTTTATTTTCCTGGAAACCGTCTGGGCTGCTTGCTGATTCATGGCTTTTCTGGATCGTCTTCCGAAATGCGCTGGATGGGTGAGCGATTAGCGGAGTTTGGTTGGTCTGTCCTGGGAATACAACTTTCCGGTCATGGAACCACTCCCGAAGAGATGGCCAAGACTTGTTGGGCAGACTGGGCCAGGGATGCGGAAAACGGGTTAAACGAGTTAAGAAAAACTTGCGATACCGTGATTGGAATAGGGTTGTCTATGGGAGGATTACTGGTGCTCCATCTGGCAACACTTGGTCTTATCCATGGGCTGGTGGCAATGAACGCTCCCATGGTACTGGCAGATAGGAGAACCCGTTTCGTTGGGCTTATCAAACCTTTTATCAAGTTTGTCAACAAGCCCGGCTCCCGGTCGAAAACATCATCCCTGGGATTAGATCCCGATAGGGAGCGCTTTGTTTATGATCGTATTCCGGTGGAGGCCTTGGTATCGCTGAATAGAGGAATTCGCCAGGTGCGCAGCAAACTTCATCTAATTAGCTGCCCGTCATTAATAATGCAAAGCAGGAAAGATTATACGGTGAACCCCATCAGTATGGAAATTATTAAAGAGAAAATAAAGCAGGTTAACCCGCTGACATATTATTGGGAAAAATCCGGACATATTTTAACCCTCGGACAGGAACGAGAGGAAGTTATTAAAAAAATACATGAATTTCTGGACAACCATATTCTTTAG
- the secG gene encoding preprotein translocase subunit SecG encodes MQIALVILLVLSSVGLIATVLLQSGRSAGLSGAISGAGEAIFGKKKGMDELFGKLTGVLAGVFLLCSLGLAILVK; translated from the coding sequence TTGCAAATTGCTTTAGTAATTCTTTTAGTCCTTAGTTCAGTAGGACTTATTGCAACGGTGTTGCTTCAGTCCGGAAGAAGTGCAGGATTATCAGGAGCAATTTCTGGCGCTGGCGAAGCAATCTTTGGGAAAAAGAAAGGTATGGACGAATTATTCGGCAAACTCACAGGGGTTTTAGCAGGTGTCTTCTTACTGTGTTCTTTGGGCCTAGCGATACTTGTCAAGTAA
- the eno gene encoding phosphopyruvate hydratase: MSFITDVYAREILDSRGNPTVEVDVVLTDGVIGRAAVPSGASTGAFEAVELRDGDKTRYMGKGVLKAVENVNEAIAPEVEGLNPFDQPGLDRVLLELDGTENKGNLGANAILGVSLAAAKAAAESLGIPLYQYLGGVNAKELPVPLMNILNGGKHADNNVDIQEFMIMPVGASSFAEALRMGTEVYHSLKAVLKEKSLATAIGDEGGFAPSLESNEDALLCIVDAIQRAGYQPGEQVALALDVAATELYENGVYNLAGEGVKKTSDEMIDYYEDLIQRYPILSIEDGLDEEDWEGWQKLTQRLGDKVQLIGDDLFVTNPKRLARGIKEKCGNSILIKLNQIGTLTETLDAIEMAKRAGYTAVVSHRSGETEDVTLAHVAVAVNAGMIKTGAPARTERVAKYNELLRIEEELGESAIYRGRQALAR; this comes from the coding sequence ATGAGCTTTATTACAGATGTCTATGCAAGAGAAATTTTAGATTCCAGAGGGAATCCAACCGTAGAGGTGGATGTTGTTCTTACCGATGGGGTTATTGGCCGTGCCGCCGTCCCTTCCGGAGCTTCCACCGGCGCTTTTGAGGCTGTTGAACTTAGGGACGGCGATAAAACCCGCTATATGGGCAAAGGAGTATTAAAGGCAGTCGAAAACGTCAATGAAGCCATCGCTCCTGAAGTTGAGGGCTTAAATCCCTTCGATCAGCCTGGTTTAGATCGAGTGCTGCTTGAACTGGACGGAACGGAAAACAAAGGAAACCTAGGTGCCAACGCTATTCTGGGAGTATCGTTGGCAGCCGCCAAAGCTGCCGCCGAGTCTTTGGGTATCCCTCTCTATCAATACCTGGGGGGAGTCAACGCCAAAGAACTTCCTGTGCCCTTAATGAACATCCTCAACGGCGGGAAACATGCGGATAACAATGTGGACATCCAAGAATTTATGATCATGCCTGTTGGCGCCTCCAGCTTTGCTGAAGCCCTGCGCATGGGAACAGAAGTGTATCACAGCCTTAAAGCGGTTCTCAAGGAAAAATCCTTGGCCACAGCTATCGGGGACGAAGGTGGGTTTGCTCCCAGCTTAGAGTCTAATGAAGATGCCCTGCTGTGCATCGTGGATGCTATTCAAAGGGCCGGCTATCAGCCTGGTGAACAAGTGGCCTTAGCCCTGGATGTTGCTGCAACAGAACTTTATGAGAATGGAGTCTATAATTTAGCCGGTGAAGGAGTTAAGAAGACCTCGGATGAGATGATTGATTACTATGAGGATCTCATCCAGCGCTATCCCATTCTTTCCATTGAAGACGGTTTGGATGAAGAAGATTGGGAAGGCTGGCAAAAGCTCACCCAGCGCCTGGGGGATAAAGTACAGCTTATCGGTGACGACTTATTCGTGACGAATCCTAAGCGTTTAGCCCGGGGGATCAAAGAAAAATGCGGCAACTCAATTCTCATCAAACTTAATCAAATCGGAACTCTGACTGAAACCCTGGATGCCATCGAAATGGCTAAACGTGCCGGGTATACAGCTGTGGTTTCTCATCGTTCAGGTGAAACGGAAGATGTTACCTTAGCTCACGTGGCTGTAGCAGTTAATGCCGGAATGATTAAAACCGGGGCTCCGGCACGGACAGAAAGGGTAGCCAAGTATAATGAGCTGCTTCGAATTGAGGAAGAACTGGGAGAGAGCGCAATATACCGCGGTCGCCAAGCTTTAGCAAGATAG
- the gpmI gene encoding 2,3-bisphosphoglycerate-independent phosphoglycerate mutase, producing MEVAKPLFLMILDGWGCRDAGEGNAIASAKIPNFERLSKDYPFTVLEASGEAVGLPKGQMGNSEVGHLNMGAGRVVYQELTRIFKGIQDGSIYKNSVLLEGMNQAKENNKGLHLMGLLSNGGVHSHIDHLFALLEMSKQQGLEKVFIHVILDGRDVLPQSAKEFISQLEEKIKELGVGKIASVSGRYYVMDRDKRWERLEKGYRAIAYGEGKHAPGALAAVEFSYDTRVTDEFVVPTVIDDPEGNPVGRVQEGDSIIFFNFRSDRAREITRAFVDEEFPGFERPQRPHVHFVCMTEYDETISAPVAFPQQNLDNTLGEVLSDQGLKQLRIAETEKYAHVTFFFNGGLEEPFPNEERILIPSPKVATYNLKPEMSAREITKDVLEQLKESAFDVVILNFANPDMVGHTGVFDATVQAVEVVDECLGQIYDELRKEKGTLIVTADHGNAEEKVDPKTSLPLTAHSTNCVPFILADDRYKGRSLRSGGALCDVAPTILELLQIPLPKEMTGKSLIEA from the coding sequence ATGGAGGTTGCTAAACCACTTTTTCTCATGATTTTGGATGGATGGGGCTGTCGAGACGCTGGGGAAGGGAATGCCATTGCTTCAGCTAAGATACCCAACTTTGAGCGTCTTTCAAAAGATTACCCTTTCACTGTTCTTGAGGCATCGGGAGAGGCCGTAGGACTGCCGAAGGGTCAAATGGGCAATTCCGAAGTAGGTCACCTGAACATGGGAGCAGGGCGGGTGGTCTATCAGGAATTAACACGAATTTTTAAAGGAATCCAGGATGGTTCCATCTATAAAAATTCTGTTTTGCTGGAAGGGATGAATCAGGCAAAAGAAAATAATAAAGGGCTTCATCTTATGGGGCTTCTTTCTAATGGAGGAGTCCATTCTCACATTGATCACTTATTTGCACTTCTGGAAATGTCCAAACAGCAAGGTTTGGAGAAGGTATTTATCCATGTGATTCTGGATGGCAGGGATGTTTTGCCCCAAAGTGCCAAAGAGTTTATCAGTCAGCTGGAAGAAAAAATTAAGGAATTAGGCGTTGGGAAAATTGCCTCAGTAAGCGGCCGTTATTATGTAATGGATAGAGATAAGCGCTGGGAGAGGCTGGAAAAAGGTTACCGGGCAATCGCTTATGGTGAAGGAAAGCATGCACCGGGTGCCTTGGCCGCAGTGGAGTTCTCCTACGACACCCGGGTGACGGACGAATTCGTTGTACCAACGGTTATTGATGATCCGGAAGGGAACCCGGTGGGCCGAGTTCAAGAAGGTGACAGCATCATTTTCTTTAATTTTCGTTCGGACCGTGCTCGGGAAATCACCAGGGCCTTTGTTGATGAAGAATTTCCGGGATTTGAACGACCTCAGCGTCCCCATGTTCACTTTGTCTGTATGACGGAGTATGATGAAACTATTTCGGCACCCGTTGCCTTTCCCCAGCAGAACTTGGACAATACTTTGGGAGAAGTGCTTTCAGACCAAGGGCTGAAGCAGCTGAGGATTGCTGAAACAGAAAAATATGCTCATGTAACCTTCTTTTTCAATGGCGGCTTGGAAGAGCCCTTCCCCAATGAAGAACGAATCCTGATACCCTCACCTAAAGTTGCAACTTATAATTTGAAACCGGAAATGAGTGCCCGGGAAATCACTAAAGACGTTCTCGAACAGCTAAAGGAGTCAGCCTTTGATGTTGTCATTTTGAACTTTGCGAACCCGGATATGGTGGGGCATACAGGGGTATTTGATGCAACGGTTCAGGCTGTGGAGGTAGTGGATGAATGTCTGGGCCAGATCTATGACGAACTCCGGAAAGAGAAGGGGACGCTCATCGTGACGGCGGATCATGGGAACGCGGAAGAAAAAGTAGATCCTAAAACCTCCCTTCCTCTGACGGCCCACTCTACCAACTGCGTACCCTTTATACTTGCGGATGACAGGTATAAAGGCAGGAGTTTGCGCAGCGGCGGGGCTCTATGCGATGTGGCACCCACTATCTTAGAATTGCTTCAGATTCCTCTTCCCAAGGAAATGACAGGGAAATCATTAATTGAGGCTTAA
- the tpiA gene encoding triose-phosphate isomerase has protein sequence MAKRRPVIAGNWKMFKTVSQAEDYALKFLDEVRNVTELDIVLCAPFTALYALKNELEESIVHLGAQNMAWADQGAYTGEISAEMLLDVACTYVILGHSERREMFGETDPDIAKKVKKALAAGLTPILCCGENLNLREEGKAVQWVQGQVSRALAGISAEKLERIIVAYEPIWAIGTGKTASSKDAQEMCAAIRVTLTELMGQDVEKVPILYGGSVKPDNIAELMAEPDIDGALVGGASLDPLNFADLIKNAGNLASR, from the coding sequence GTGGCTAAACGACGCCCAGTTATAGCAGGAAACTGGAAGATGTTTAAAACTGTCAGCCAGGCGGAGGACTATGCCCTTAAGTTCTTGGATGAAGTTCGCAATGTGACGGAACTGGATATTGTGCTCTGCGCTCCCTTTACAGCTCTGTATGCCCTTAAAAATGAGCTGGAAGAAAGTATTGTTCACTTGGGCGCCCAAAACATGGCCTGGGCCGATCAAGGTGCCTATACCGGTGAGATTTCGGCGGAAATGTTGCTTGATGTTGCCTGTACTTACGTCATATTAGGTCATTCAGAACGACGGGAGATGTTCGGAGAAACGGATCCTGACATTGCTAAAAAAGTAAAAAAAGCGCTGGCAGCGGGGTTAACTCCCATCCTTTGTTGTGGAGAGAATCTGAACCTTCGTGAAGAAGGAAAAGCTGTTCAGTGGGTCCAAGGTCAAGTGTCACGTGCATTGGCCGGCATATCGGCTGAAAAGCTAGAGCGAATCATTGTTGCTTACGAACCCATCTGGGCCATAGGCACCGGCAAGACAGCTTCCAGCAAGGATGCCCAGGAAATGTGCGCTGCCATTCGTGTCACTCTGACAGAACTTATGGGACAGGATGTTGAGAAGGTGCCTATTCTCTATGGCGGAAGTGTCAAACCGGATAATATTGCTGAGTTAATGGCAGAACCGGATATTGACGGAGCATTAGTGGGTGGGGCAAGTCTTGATCCGCTGAACTTTGCCGATCTTATCAAAAATGCAGGGAATCTCGCATCCCGCTAG
- a CDS encoding phosphoglycerate kinase has translation MNKKSIKDVEVRGKRVLVRVDFNVPLNEQGQITNDTRIQAALPTITYLIKEGARVILASHLGRPKGQVNPKYSLAPVAQRLNELLGQEVAFAKDCVGDAAMEAVSKLQDGQVLLLENLRFHAEEEKNDPAFAQKLAWLAELFVNDAFGTAHRAHASTEGVTHYIPAVCGFLMQKEVEFMGNALEKPEHPFVAIIGGAKVSDKIGVIENLLDKVDALIIGGGMANTFLKAQGFNVGKSLLEEEKVDLAKELIDKAKMKGVKLELPTDVVAAQAFQADAAHRTVKVSEIGDGEMALDIGAESAESFAALIATARTVIWNGPMGVFEMEAFAKGTEQIAQAVAACTGVTIVGGGDSVAAVKKMKVGDHMTHISTGGGASLEFLEGKVLPGVAALQDKN, from the coding sequence ATGAACAAGAAAAGTATCAAGGATGTCGAGGTAAGGGGAAAGCGAGTGCTGGTGCGAGTGGATTTTAATGTCCCCTTAAATGAGCAGGGACAAATCACCAATGATACCCGCATCCAAGCCGCACTGCCTACGATTACCTATTTGATCAAAGAAGGGGCTCGTGTCATCCTGGCTTCTCATTTAGGCCGTCCTAAGGGACAAGTTAATCCGAAATATTCTTTAGCACCGGTTGCCCAGCGCTTAAACGAATTGTTGGGGCAAGAAGTGGCTTTCGCTAAGGATTGTGTTGGGGATGCAGCTATGGAAGCGGTGAGCAAGCTGCAAGACGGGCAGGTTCTTTTGTTAGAAAATCTCCGCTTCCATGCCGAAGAGGAGAAAAATGATCCGGCCTTTGCTCAAAAATTAGCTTGGCTGGCCGAGCTTTTTGTTAATGATGCCTTTGGAACCGCTCATCGTGCTCATGCTTCTACTGAAGGAGTCACCCATTATATTCCGGCTGTTTGCGGCTTCCTTATGCAAAAAGAAGTTGAGTTTATGGGCAATGCCTTAGAAAAACCGGAACATCCCTTTGTAGCCATTATCGGCGGCGCCAAAGTAAGCGATAAAATCGGGGTTATTGAAAACCTCTTGGATAAAGTTGATGCATTAATCATCGGCGGAGGTATGGCCAATACTTTCCTTAAGGCTCAAGGTTTTAATGTGGGGAAATCCCTCCTCGAAGAAGAAAAGGTTGACTTGGCGAAAGAGCTTATTGATAAAGCCAAAATGAAAGGGGTTAAGCTTGAATTGCCCACAGATGTGGTTGCGGCCCAGGCTTTTCAGGCAGATGCGGCCCATCGCACTGTGAAAGTCTCGGAAATTGGAGACGGTGAAATGGCTTTGGATATTGGGGCGGAAAGTGCCGAGAGTTTCGCGGCCCTTATAGCAACGGCCCGCACGGTGATTTGGAATGGCCCCATGGGTGTATTCGAGATGGAGGCCTTTGCCAAAGGAACGGAACAAATTGCCCAGGCAGTGGCAGCCTGCACGGGAGTCACCATTGTTGGAGGAGGAGACTCTGTAGCGGCTGTGAAGAAAATGAAGGTCGGGGATCACATGACCCACATATCCACCGGAGGCGGAGCTTCCCTGGAATTCTTAGAAGGAAAAGTACTGCCTGGAGTGGCAGCTCTTCAAGATAAGAACTAG